The following are encoded together in the Gilvimarinus sp. DA14 genome:
- a CDS encoding TonB family protein: MTAAPLLNGMAVHQELGKDQFIGAIYSESLTENADVLLAADMPMRMELKVTANRGLSARRFSRMWIEGMAINNRSDALTAQADNMVAFTKMFTERLREGDHIVFALTPGEGVSIIVDTITIGTIANDDFFALLASTWVGRVPLSSNFRDQLLVAGDVSDSLRSRYQSLSPTPERIDQVAGWIAPEPAPAPTPEPEPEVAAQPQSEAAPAIAEAAPVIAAPKIELPKTELPAAEPAAQAAAEPEPEPEPTPEPVRASSAVAVSSSSVAAPEPEPEEEDSEDYVPTFTAESLLANQRYFSRLVRQVQLEIEYPRRALQRGYEGFVRIAVALDRSGNLLNAEMLEETEYSILNSEAMEAVEDAAPYPEIPEIITGITHEFTIPITFALRRE, encoded by the coding sequence GTGACCGCAGCCCCGCTGCTGAACGGCATGGCCGTGCACCAGGAACTGGGTAAAGACCAGTTTATCGGTGCTATTTACAGTGAAAGTCTCACCGAGAACGCCGATGTATTGCTCGCGGCCGATATGCCCATGCGCATGGAGCTGAAAGTCACCGCCAACAGGGGATTATCGGCGCGACGTTTTAGCCGCATGTGGATTGAGGGCATGGCGATCAACAACCGCTCTGATGCACTGACCGCTCAAGCGGACAACATGGTGGCCTTCACCAAAATGTTTACCGAGCGCCTGCGTGAGGGTGACCATATAGTGTTTGCCCTCACCCCAGGCGAAGGTGTGAGCATTATTGTAGACACAATCACCATCGGTACCATTGCCAACGACGATTTCTTCGCCCTGCTGGCCAGCACTTGGGTAGGCCGGGTTCCCCTGTCCTCCAACTTTCGCGATCAACTGTTAGTTGCGGGTGATGTAAGCGATAGTTTGCGCAGCCGCTATCAATCGCTTAGCCCCACCCCAGAGCGCATTGACCAAGTGGCCGGATGGATCGCTCCAGAGCCGGCCCCTGCCCCCACGCCTGAACCCGAGCCGGAAGTTGCCGCGCAACCGCAAAGTGAGGCGGCCCCCGCTATTGCCGAAGCCGCACCGGTGATTGCCGCACCTAAAATCGAACTTCCAAAAACCGAACTGCCAGCGGCTGAGCCCGCGGCGCAGGCAGCTGCCGAACCCGAGCCAGAGCCAGAGCCCACACCAGAACCTGTTCGCGCAAGCAGTGCAGTAGCGGTTTCCAGTAGTTCGGTAGCAGCGCCCGAGCCAGAACCCGAAGAAGAGGATAGCGAAGATTATGTTCCCACCTTCACCGCCGAGTCGCTGCTGGCCAACCAGCGCTATTTCTCTCGGTTGGTGCGCCAGGTACAGTTAGAAATTGAATACCCTCGACGCGCTCTGCAGCGCGGCTACGAAGGGTTTGTGCGTATCGCCGTAGCACTGGACCGTAGTGGCAACCTGCTTAACGCGGAAATGCTGGAAGAGACGGAGTATTCCATCTTAAACAGTGAAGCAATGGAGGCGGTTGAAGATGCGGCGCCCTACCCCGAGATTCCTGAAATTATCACGGGCATCACCCACGAGTTCACCATCCCTATTACCTTTGCCCTGCGCAGAGAATAA
- the prfC gene encoding peptide chain release factor 3, with amino-acid sequence MANPALLKQIQKRRTFAIISHPDAGKTTITEKLLLFGNAIQVGGSVKGKKGPHAKSDWMTMEQERGISVTSSVMQFPYKDRTVNLLDTPGHEDFSEDTYRTLTAVDSVLMVIDGAKGVEDRTIKLMEVCRLRDTPILSFINKMDRDTRDPIEVMDEVEDVLKIAAAPINWPLGMGQHFKGVYNLYTDTIHVYRSGQGHTIPEDEQVKGLDSDEARQLLGDEYEDICDEIELVRGATHEFELDEYLAGRMTPVFFGTALGNFGVREMLDGFVEWAPKPIGRDTNERFIESSEEGFSGFVFKIQANMDPKHRDRIAFMRVCSGVYKKGMKMRHVRIGKDVKVSDAVTFMAGDRESVEEAVSGDIIGLHNHGTIQIGDTFTEGEALKFTGIPHFAPELFRRIRLKDPLKTKALQKGLQQLSEEGSTQVFFPLNNNDIVVGAVGVLQFEVVAYRLKDEYKVEAVYEPVNIATARWVECDDAKKFEEFKRKCADNLCIDGGGHLTYLAPTRVNLSLAEERYPDVRFRATREH; translated from the coding sequence ATGGCCAATCCCGCTTTGCTCAAGCAAATCCAAAAGCGTCGTACCTTTGCGATTATTTCTCACCCGGATGCCGGTAAAACCACTATTACCGAAAAGCTGTTGTTGTTCGGTAATGCCATTCAAGTGGGGGGCTCGGTCAAGGGTAAAAAAGGCCCTCATGCCAAATCGGACTGGATGACCATGGAGCAGGAGCGGGGTATTTCGGTGACCTCGTCGGTCATGCAGTTTCCCTACAAAGACCGCACCGTAAACCTGTTGGATACGCCCGGGCACGAGGATTTTTCGGAGGATACCTACCGCACCCTCACGGCAGTTGACTCGGTGTTGATGGTAATTGACGGCGCCAAGGGTGTGGAAGATCGAACCATCAAGCTGATGGAGGTTTGTCGGCTGCGCGATACGCCAATTTTGTCTTTTATCAACAAGATGGATCGCGATACCCGCGACCCTATTGAGGTAATGGACGAAGTTGAAGATGTGTTGAAAATTGCCGCTGCGCCCATCAATTGGCCGCTGGGGATGGGGCAGCACTTTAAGGGCGTCTACAATCTTTATACCGACACTATCCATGTGTATCGCTCTGGGCAGGGGCATACGATCCCTGAGGATGAACAGGTTAAGGGCCTTGATAGCGACGAGGCGCGGCAGCTGTTAGGGGACGAGTACGAGGACATCTGCGACGAGATTGAACTGGTGCGCGGTGCTACCCACGAGTTTGAGTTGGATGAGTATCTGGCCGGGCGTATGACTCCGGTTTTCTTTGGCACGGCTTTAGGTAATTTTGGTGTGCGTGAAATGCTCGATGGTTTTGTCGAGTGGGCGCCCAAACCTATTGGCCGCGATACCAACGAGAGGTTTATCGAGTCTTCTGAAGAGGGTTTTTCTGGTTTTGTTTTTAAAATTCAGGCCAACATGGACCCTAAGCACCGCGACCGGATTGCCTTTATGCGGGTTTGTTCTGGGGTGTATAAGAAAGGGATGAAAATGCGGCACGTACGCATTGGCAAAGACGTTAAAGTCTCCGATGCGGTAACGTTTATGGCCGGCGATCGCGAGTCGGTAGAAGAGGCGGTTTCCGGAGATATTATCGGCTTACACAACCATGGCACGATTCAGATCGGCGATACTTTTACCGAAGGTGAAGCGCTCAAGTTCACGGGCATTCCGCACTTTGCCCCTGAGCTGTTTCGCCGTATTCGCCTGAAAGATCCACTCAAAACTAAGGCACTGCAAAAAGGTTTGCAGCAGCTGTCGGAGGAGGGTTCAACTCAGGTTTTCTTTCCTTTGAATAACAATGACATTGTTGTCGGCGCTGTGGGGGTGCTGCAGTTTGAAGTGGTTGCCTACCGTTTGAAGGATGAGTACAAGGTGGAAGCGGTGTACGAGCCGGTGAATATTGCCACAGCTCGCTGGGTTGAATGTGATGATGCGAAAAAATTCGAAGAGTTTAAGCGCAAGTGCGCTGATAACCTGTGTATCGACGGCGGTGGCCATTTGACTTACTTGGCTCCTACCCGGGTTAATTTATCGCTTGCCGAAGAGCGTTATCCCGATGTACGCTTCAGAGCTACGCGCGAGCATTAA
- the cysC gene encoding adenylyl-sulfate kinase — MSDSNTPYELKNINLPSNAVWHKCTVSPLDRARLMEQTPRCIWLTGLSGAGKSTVANALDATLHENGVKSFLLDGDNVRHGLNKDLGMTESDRAENIRRVGEVAKLMVDSGLVVICAFISPYKRDRQMVRSIFKHGQFVEVYLETPLSVCEQRDPKGLYKKARAGVIKQFTGISDPYEVPENAEITIDTSTLSVADSVKHILQVLSQ; from the coding sequence ATGAGCGACAGCAACACGCCCTACGAGCTGAAGAATATTAATTTGCCCTCCAATGCGGTGTGGCATAAATGCACTGTCAGCCCGCTGGACAGGGCGAGATTGATGGAGCAAACCCCGCGCTGTATATGGCTTACCGGGCTGTCTGGCGCGGGTAAATCCACTGTTGCCAATGCTCTGGATGCCACCTTGCACGAGAATGGTGTGAAGTCTTTTCTGCTGGATGGCGACAATGTTCGCCATGGACTGAACAAAGATTTGGGTATGACTGAGTCCGATCGCGCGGAGAATATCCGCCGCGTGGGCGAGGTGGCCAAGCTGATGGTGGACTCGGGGCTGGTGGTGATTTGCGCGTTTATTTCACCCTACAAACGCGACCGACAGATGGTGCGCTCAATTTTCAAACACGGCCAGTTTGTCGAGGTTTATCTGGAAACACCTTTGTCTGTGTGTGAGCAGCGTGACCCCAAGGGGCTGTACAAAAAAGCCCGCGCTGGTGTTATCAAGCAGTTTACCGGTATCAGCGATCCCTATGAGGTGCCGGAGAACGCCGAAATCACCATTGATACCAGCACCCTCAGTGTTGCCGACAGCGTCAAACATATACTGCAGGTCTTATCCCAATAG
- the cysQ gene encoding 3'(2'),5'-bisphosphate nucleotidase CysQ, with protein MSNTPDYPQVIETAEQAGDLIMQVYQRDFSVAHKDDDSPLTEADLAAHQHIQKALESLTPDIPVLSEESADISWHTRQAWREYWLVDPLDGTKEFIKKNDEFTVNIAHIVDGHPVWGVVVAPALGITYYGGRAVDGSFKVKDGDTQAIRVADVPTDSSGWCIVGSRSHQSEAFADFIARFDNPRITSMGSSLKICLVAEGQAHLYPRLGPTSEWDTGAAHAVLVGAGGKIIETESGRHLPYNQKESVLNPYFIAAADAYQS; from the coding sequence ATGAGTAATACACCCGACTACCCGCAAGTCATTGAAACGGCGGAGCAGGCCGGTGACCTGATTATGCAGGTTTACCAGCGCGACTTTTCTGTTGCACATAAAGACGATGACAGCCCGCTCACCGAGGCTGATTTAGCGGCCCATCAGCACATTCAAAAAGCGCTGGAATCTCTTACCCCGGACATTCCCGTGCTGTCGGAAGAGAGTGCCGATATCAGCTGGCACACCCGGCAAGCCTGGCGTGAATACTGGTTGGTCGACCCATTAGATGGCACCAAAGAATTTATTAAAAAGAACGATGAATTTACCGTGAATATTGCGCACATCGTCGATGGCCATCCTGTATGGGGTGTGGTGGTGGCGCCTGCGCTCGGCATTACCTATTACGGAGGCCGGGCGGTAGACGGCAGCTTTAAAGTTAAAGATGGTGACACTCAGGCTATTCGGGTAGCCGATGTGCCGACCGATTCCAGCGGCTGGTGTATCGTGGGCAGCCGCTCACACCAAAGTGAAGCCTTCGCCGATTTTATCGCCCGATTTGATAACCCGCGCATTACCAGCATGGGGAGTTCGCTCAAAATCTGTTTAGTGGCGGAAGGCCAAGCGCATTTATACCCGCGCCTCGGCCCCACCAGCGAGTGGGATACCGGTGCCGCTCACGCAGTTTTAGTCGGTGCCGGTGGTAAAATTATTGAAACGGAATCGGGCCGGCATTTGCCCTATAACCAAAAAGAGTCTGTGTTAAACCCGTACTTTATTGCCGCTGCCGACGCCTACCAGAGTTAA
- the murJ gene encoding murein biosynthesis integral membrane protein MurJ, whose product MSQLETPQPSANKPPAKPGLLRSSSKVGAMTMSSRVLGLVRDVVFAHTIGAGGGADAFFVAFKIPNFMRRLFAEGAFAQAFVPVLSEYRQNGSHAAVKALVDRVAGGLGLVLLLVTALAVLGAPLVATVFAPGFRGDPEQFALATEMIRITFPYLMLISLTGLVGAILNSYDRFAIPAFTPVLLNVALIVAALVVAPMFDPSALGLAWGVLAAGVLQLLFQLPFLKPIALVPSPKVDWRDPGVKRILTLMVPALFGVSVSQINLLLDTVIASLLPDGSISWLYYSERLADLPLGVFAVAIATVILPNLSRQHAGKDPASFASTLDWALRLVFLIALPAVVALLILAEPILVTLFQYGATTAADTDMAALSMRAYALGLLAFMLIKVLAPGFYARQDMKTPVRIGIIAMAANMVLNLIFVVPLHFYYGIGHVGLALATAASAYINSGLLYWGLRRRKIFWRQPGWGRFLLQLLLANTAMGVLLYAATMLWPEWIQWGAFDRIWRLAALCAAGAAIYAAILLITGLRPRHLKHRSF is encoded by the coding sequence GTGAGTCAGTTAGAAACCCCACAGCCCTCGGCCAATAAGCCGCCCGCCAAGCCCGGCCTACTTCGTTCTAGCAGCAAGGTGGGCGCCATGACCATGAGCTCGCGGGTGCTGGGGTTGGTGCGCGATGTGGTGTTTGCCCACACCATTGGCGCCGGTGGCGGGGCCGATGCTTTCTTCGTAGCGTTCAAGATTCCCAACTTTATGCGCCGCCTGTTTGCCGAAGGGGCTTTCGCCCAGGCGTTTGTGCCGGTGTTGTCGGAGTATCGGCAAAATGGCTCTCACGCGGCGGTCAAGGCGCTGGTGGATCGGGTAGCCGGGGGCCTGGGATTGGTGTTGCTGCTGGTGACCGCGCTGGCGGTGTTGGGCGCGCCTTTGGTGGCAACAGTATTTGCGCCAGGCTTTCGCGGTGACCCCGAGCAGTTTGCCCTGGCCACCGAGATGATTCGCATCACCTTTCCCTATCTGATGCTGATTTCGCTAACCGGTTTGGTAGGCGCCATTCTCAACAGCTACGACCGCTTTGCAATACCAGCGTTTACCCCGGTGTTATTGAATGTGGCGCTTATCGTCGCCGCCTTGGTCGTCGCCCCTATGTTTGACCCATCGGCGCTGGGACTGGCCTGGGGTGTGTTGGCCGCCGGGGTGTTGCAGTTGCTGTTTCAGTTGCCGTTTTTAAAACCCATCGCGTTGGTGCCCTCGCCCAAGGTGGATTGGCGCGACCCCGGGGTTAAACGCATTTTGACCTTGATGGTGCCGGCGCTGTTTGGGGTGTCCGTCAGTCAAATAAACCTGCTGCTGGATACGGTGATTGCCTCCTTGCTGCCCGATGGCAGTATCTCCTGGCTTTACTATTCCGAGCGCTTGGCCGATTTGCCCCTGGGGGTGTTTGCGGTGGCTATCGCCACGGTTATCTTGCCCAACTTGTCGCGCCAGCACGCCGGTAAAGACCCCGCCAGTTTTGCCAGTACTCTGGACTGGGCGCTTCGCCTGGTGTTTTTGATTGCCTTGCCCGCCGTGGTGGCGCTGCTGATTCTGGCCGAGCCAATTCTGGTTACTCTGTTTCAATACGGCGCCACCACAGCGGCGGATACGGATATGGCGGCCCTAAGTATGCGTGCCTACGCCCTGGGTTTGTTGGCTTTTATGCTGATTAAAGTGCTGGCCCCTGGCTTTTACGCCCGCCAGGATATGAAAACCCCGGTGCGCATTGGCATTATCGCCATGGCGGCCAACATGGTGTTGAACCTGATTTTTGTGGTGCCGCTGCATTTTTACTACGGCATTGGCCATGTGGGCCTGGCCCTGGCGACGGCGGCTTCGGCTTATATAAACAGCGGTCTGCTCTACTGGGGCCTGCGCCGCCGGAAGATATTCTGGCGTCAGCCGGGCTGGGGCCGCTTTTTGTTGCAGTTATTGCTGGCTAACACCGCGATGGGGGTGTTGCTCTACGCTGCCACAATGCTCTGGCCCGAGTGGATACAGTGGGGTGCGTTTGACCGCATCTGGCGCCTGGCCGCCCTATGCGCCGCAGGCGCCGCCATCTACGCCGCCATCTTGCTTATCACCGGACTGCGTCCCCGACATCTGAAACATCGCAGCTTTTGA
- a CDS encoding MATE family efflux transporter: protein MPPLQATMTEGRVSSQLRALALPMVWGLLATMSFNVVDTFFVAQLGNSHLAAMSFTFPVVMVLTSIGIGLGAGTSSAVARSVGAGEANDAQRLATDAVTLTLLISVSVCAIGWFTIDPLFTLLGASSELLPLIHQYMSIWYFSAPCLLVPMVALASLRAMGMSRVQGTLMSAAAVFNALLDPLLIFGLWGLPRLELAGAAWATLITRGLTLMIALYILRARVGLLTTPFAPWAAIVRSWRSIVHVGLPAMASNIIIPLASGIVVMMVARYGTDAVAGMGIAVRVEPLALIAFYALSGVVGPFFGQNHSAGIQSRLKQAHKVLSVFCLGFGALLALLLWLLSGPIAGLFTDHAEVAAVAVLYLSIVPFSYGAYGLVMSVNAAFNGLGKPWPAMLLSASRVLLVFLPLAWLLQLVWGLNGLFAATAVTNVLVGGWAWHWLRKQVTER from the coding sequence ATGCCTCCGTTACAGGCCACCATGACAGAAGGCCGGGTTTCATCCCAATTGCGCGCCCTGGCTTTGCCCATGGTGTGGGGGCTGTTGGCGACCATGTCGTTTAATGTGGTCGATACTTTCTTTGTTGCTCAGCTGGGCAATTCACATCTAGCCGCGATGAGCTTTACCTTCCCGGTGGTGATGGTGCTGACCAGTATTGGTATCGGCCTAGGGGCGGGCACGTCATCGGCGGTGGCGCGCAGTGTGGGAGCGGGTGAGGCCAATGATGCTCAGCGGCTGGCGACCGATGCGGTCACTTTAACTCTGCTAATTTCCGTCAGTGTCTGTGCGATTGGTTGGTTTACGATCGATCCGCTATTTACCCTGCTGGGCGCCTCCAGCGAATTGTTGCCACTTATTCATCAGTACATGAGTATCTGGTACTTCAGCGCGCCCTGTTTGCTGGTGCCCATGGTGGCTTTGGCATCGCTGCGCGCTATGGGGATGAGCCGGGTGCAGGGCACACTGATGAGCGCTGCCGCTGTGTTTAATGCACTGCTGGACCCGCTGCTTATTTTTGGCCTGTGGGGATTGCCTCGTTTGGAGTTGGCCGGCGCAGCCTGGGCTACCTTAATTACCCGCGGCCTGACGCTGATGATCGCACTTTACATATTGCGCGCCCGAGTGGGCTTGCTAACTACACCTTTCGCTCCCTGGGCGGCCATTGTGCGGTCTTGGCGCAGCATTGTGCATGTTGGGCTGCCGGCCATGGCATCCAATATTATTATTCCCCTGGCCAGCGGTATTGTGGTGATGATGGTCGCGCGCTACGGCACAGATGCGGTAGCGGGCATGGGCATTGCCGTGCGCGTTGAGCCCCTGGCGCTGATTGCTTTTTATGCACTATCTGGTGTGGTCGGGCCCTTTTTCGGCCAGAACCACAGCGCCGGTATTCAGTCCAGACTTAAGCAGGCGCACAAGGTATTAAGCGTATTTTGCCTGGGGTTTGGGGCTTTGCTGGCACTGCTGCTTTGGCTTTTAAGCGGACCCATCGCCGGGTTGTTTACCGATCATGCCGAGGTCGCCGCGGTGGCGGTACTCTATCTCAGTATTGTGCCTTTTAGTTACGGTGCCTACGGGTTGGTGATGTCTGTGAATGCGGCCTTTAACGGCCTGGGCAAACCCTGGCCCGCCATGTTGCTCTCCGCCAGTCGCGTATTGCTGGTCTTTTTGCCCTTAGCCTGGTTGCTGCAGCTGGTTTGGGGGCTGAATGGTTTGTTCGCGGCTACCGCGGTGACCAATGTACTGGTGGGCGGTTGGGCCTGGCATTGGCTGCGTAAGCAGGTAACCGAGCGCTAG
- a CDS encoding flagellar brake protein: MEFEDLRLVHGATLQVQISNSAGQPERYSCRYVGAVAGRSLIFTQPRTGGKAPRFRPGQRIAVRLMIANGIGLFAATVEAQTTDPLPLLHVSYPDSVTFKGIRSATRVVVNHPASVTNEDELDKPQTSGQIADISINGARLELREPIAKVGDKIRLEAQIAVQGHSWPLVVESVVRSRVERSTQEQNQSLPAVYGVEFTEPDKDALLVLHAYVFSQIAAEQTPQNSL, from the coding sequence ATGGAGTTTGAAGATTTACGTCTGGTGCACGGCGCTACCCTGCAGGTGCAAATTAGCAATAGCGCAGGGCAACCGGAACGATACTCCTGCCGCTATGTTGGTGCGGTTGCCGGGCGCAGTCTTATTTTTACCCAGCCGCGCACGGGCGGCAAAGCCCCGCGTTTTCGTCCCGGGCAACGTATAGCGGTACGGTTGATGATTGCCAATGGTATTGGCTTATTTGCCGCCACGGTTGAGGCGCAAACCACCGACCCGCTGCCCTTGTTGCACGTCAGTTATCCCGACTCGGTAACTTTTAAAGGAATACGCAGTGCAACTCGGGTGGTGGTGAACCACCCCGCTTCAGTCACCAACGAAGATGAGCTGGACAAGCCTCAAACCTCGGGGCAAATTGCCGATATCAGTATTAATGGAGCCCGCCTTGAGCTGCGAGAGCCAATCGCCAAAGTTGGCGATAAGATCAGGCTGGAAGCACAGATTGCAGTACAGGGGCACTCTTGGCCACTGGTGGTAGAAAGCGTGGTTCGCTCGCGTGTCGAGCGTAGCACTCAGGAGCAAAACCAGTCCTTACCCGCTGTTTATGGGGTAGAGTTTACCGAACCCGATAAAGACGCCTTGTTGGTCTTGCACGCCTATGTTTTCTCGCAAATTGCCGCTGAACAAACACCGCAAAATTCGCTTTAG
- a CDS encoding TonB-dependent siderophore receptor, whose product MLKRSPLFLAVALASPLTQAADSEPSAEKLETMVVTGRAQSLYRANNSSVSTRIDADLSRVPASVQIINAELIEDQGARDARDLYRDISGVSVFSYSGITFRGFRQDDALYDGLRGDPYAGFTVPRTFGVDRLEILKGPSGAIYGAGAPGGLINYATSQASLEQYGRAQIVVGDYDLTGVNVQATGGFGDSDFGYRVAMLKETEEPFRNNSTNDNDQGDLGFIWQPGVDTSVQVKYSFVDQTLGANRLRGVPVDEDGEFLVDPSWNHNEPTDFLSLSADVFYSRLQHAFNDSVKLDAAVRYYENQELQNYHEPRGLYDSNDDGVDDMMARQFRDQVRNSEGTSAYANLIYEFNTGGISHQLLTGFDIYDLDSDFKAKRGSPVTDGGVVPPLSLYDPVYGQTSRAQYGLDDRDWESESQSGLTQSGLYVQDLIGLSDAWDVLVSLRFNDFESTSGTAEDSDTALTYRLGTVYHLTDNLNFYASYSEGFEPQSVSSQDEEKGGPFAPEESQSFEIGSKLTLWSGRAQLNVAAYEIEKTNVVQSDPAGDVGGDGVDDLIAVGKVRSRGVEMDLSADLLRHWTMTLNYAYNDTKVLEATSGITNATGDRFANTPRNLLGLWTRYDFPSINSAFAFGVDYKDEQIGIQGDYVKPYTVFDASWQSSFDQWKLQLNVSNLFDEEYAESGFITRTGHFPGEPRRVVATISREF is encoded by the coding sequence ATGCTTAAACGATCACCTCTCTTTCTCGCCGTAGCCCTCGCCTCGCCCCTAACTCAGGCAGCCGACTCTGAACCCAGCGCCGAGAAACTGGAAACCATGGTCGTCACCGGCCGGGCCCAGTCTCTGTATCGCGCCAACAACTCCTCGGTATCGACCCGTATTGATGCCGACCTGTCGCGGGTGCCTGCCTCGGTGCAAATCATTAACGCCGAGCTAATTGAAGACCAGGGCGCGCGGGATGCGCGGGATCTATATCGCGATATCAGCGGCGTGAGCGTATTCAGTTATTCGGGCATTACCTTTCGCGGCTTCCGTCAGGATGATGCGTTGTACGACGGCCTGCGCGGCGACCCCTACGCGGGCTTTACCGTACCGCGCACCTTTGGCGTTGACCGCCTGGAAATACTTAAAGGCCCCAGTGGCGCCATCTACGGTGCCGGCGCGCCGGGCGGGTTGATTAACTACGCCACCAGCCAGGCCAGCCTGGAGCAGTACGGCCGCGCCCAGATTGTGGTAGGCGATTACGACTTAACCGGGGTGAACGTGCAGGCCACCGGCGGTTTTGGCGACAGCGACTTTGGCTACCGGGTAGCCATGCTTAAAGAGACCGAAGAGCCGTTTCGCAACAACAGCACCAACGACAACGACCAGGGCGACTTAGGTTTTATTTGGCAGCCGGGCGTCGACACCAGCGTGCAAGTCAAATATTCGTTTGTGGATCAAACTCTGGGGGCCAACCGTTTGCGCGGCGTGCCGGTGGATGAAGACGGCGAGTTTTTGGTGGACCCCAGCTGGAACCACAACGAACCCACCGACTTTTTAAGCCTGAGCGCCGATGTGTTCTACTCGCGCCTGCAACACGCGTTTAACGACAGCGTCAAACTGGATGCGGCGGTTCGCTACTATGAAAACCAAGAGCTGCAGAACTATCACGAGCCGCGCGGACTTTACGACTCCAATGACGATGGCGTAGACGACATGATGGCGCGCCAGTTTCGCGACCAAGTGCGCAACAGCGAAGGCACCAGCGCTTACGCCAACTTAATTTACGAATTTAACACCGGCGGCATCAGCCATCAGCTGCTGACGGGTTTTGATATTTATGACCTGGACAGCGACTTTAAAGCCAAGCGCGGCAGCCCCGTAACCGATGGCGGCGTTGTGCCACCACTAAGTCTTTACGATCCGGTTTACGGCCAGACCTCTCGCGCCCAGTACGGCCTGGATGATCGCGACTGGGAAAGCGAATCGCAATCGGGGCTGACCCAATCGGGCCTGTATGTGCAGGACTTAATCGGATTATCCGACGCCTGGGATGTGCTGGTTAGTCTGCGTTTTAACGACTTTGAAAGCACCAGCGGCACCGCCGAAGACAGCGACACCGCCCTCACCTACCGCCTGGGCACGGTTTACCACTTAACCGACAACCTCAACTTTTACGCCAGCTACAGCGAGGGCTTTGAGCCGCAAAGTGTTTCGAGCCAGGACGAAGAAAAAGGCGGCCCCTTTGCCCCGGAAGAAAGCCAAAGCTTTGAAATTGGCAGCAAGCTCACTCTGTGGTCGGGCCGCGCGCAGTTAAACGTCGCCGCCTACGAAATTGAAAAAACCAATGTCGTGCAATCCGACCCGGCGGGCGATGTCGGCGGCGACGGCGTGGACGACTTAATTGCCGTGGGCAAGGTGCGCAGCCGCGGGGTAGAAATGGACTTAAGCGCCGACCTACTGCGCCACTGGACCATGACGTTGAATTACGCCTACAACGACACCAAGGTTCTCGAAGCCACCAGCGGCATCACCAACGCCACCGGCGATCGGTTTGCCAACACCCCGCGCAACCTGCTGGGGCTGTGGACGCGCTACGACTTTCCCTCCATTAACTCGGCATTCGCTTTTGGGGTGGACTACAAAGACGAGCAAATCGGCATTCAGGGCGATTATGTGAAACCCTACACCGTGTTCGACGCCAGCTGGCAAAGCAGTTTTGACCAGTGGAAACTGCAACTGAATGTCAGCAACCTGTTCGATGAAGAGTACGCCGAAAGTGGCTTTATTACCCGCACCGGTCACTTCCCCGGTGAACCGCGCCGTGTGGTGGCCACCATCAGCCGCGAGTTTTAA
- a CDS encoding cyclic nucleotide-binding domain-containing protein, with protein MEIKRIEKLDRRAIEQLLFAIPFFKAVQASDTNQFEALLQHSRLIVYRPGEVVLNRGDGDQGLYFLLKGRLAVYADEALTGQAVNYITPGEVFGDLARLTHRPRSATVVADTGYREVLVFSADFAAFGDLESTRPISLHTKLLYYRNTVHSLRWKLEVYRSQYPQDELAERHRAVKLYMGPKDTLDELKSLHGQARDLADLLLAWNSRFGAIYPHAQSPAPQLMARVQQK; from the coding sequence ATGGAAATTAAGCGGATAGAAAAGTTGGATCGCCGGGCGATAGAACAGTTGTTGTTCGCCATTCCTTTTTTTAAGGCAGTTCAGGCATCCGATACCAATCAGTTTGAGGCGCTGCTGCAGCATTCCCGGCTTATCGTCTATCGCCCGGGCGAAGTGGTGTTGAATCGTGGCGATGGTGATCAGGGGCTTTATTTCTTGCTTAAGGGGCGCCTGGCGGTATACGCCGATGAAGCTCTTACCGGCCAGGCGGTAAACTATATTACCCCCGGCGAAGTGTTTGGCGATTTGGCGCGCTTAACCCATAGGCCACGATCAGCCACAGTGGTGGCGGATACGGGCTACCGCGAGGTGCTGGTGTTCTCGGCTGACTTTGCCGCTTTTGGTGATCTTGAGTCTACCAGGCCCATTTCTTTGCACACCAAGCTTCTGTACTACCGCAATACCGTGCACAGTTTGCGCTGGAAGCTTGAGGTCTATCGCTCGCAATACCCACAGGATGAACTCGCCGAGCGTCATCGTGCGGTAAAGCTGTATATGGGGCCGAAAGACACGCTGGACGAGCTAAAATCGCTCCATGGGCAGGCCCGCGATTTAGCTGATTTGTTACTCGCATGGAATAGTCGCTTTGGTGCGATCTATCCCCACGCTCAATCTCCCGCCCCCCAACTGATGGCGCGCGTGCAGCAAAAATAA